The following are encoded together in the Zygosaccharomyces rouxii strain CBS732 chromosome C complete sequence genome:
- the HNT2 gene encoding bis(5'-adenosyl)-triphosphatase (similar to uniprot|P49775 Saccharomyces cerevisiae YDR305C), which translates to MMTSNTVYFSRFIVTSQVFYKSRYTYALVNLKPLVPGHVLIVPLRTQVGQLSDLNKEETIDYFDTLQVVHQFIKWQYEADSLNIAIQDGPEAGQTVPHLHTHVIPRYRANNKGDRIYEDLDQWRFQQWEQRRQEYLDMGGREGRKNFAKPDDQRFARSEQEMKEEAQHLRSQLLKFFEEYPHLKRDLSEI; encoded by the coding sequence ATGATGACTTCTAACACTGTGTACTTTAGTAGATTCATAGTTACCAGTCAGGTTTTTTACAAGAGTAGATATACTTATGCCTTAGTGAATTTAAAGCCATTAGTACCAGGCCACGTCCTTATAGTTCCCTTAAGAACTCAAGTGGGCCAGTTAAGTGATTTGAATAAAGAGGAAACTATAGATTATTTTGATACTTTGCAAGTAGTTcaccaattcatcaaatggCAATATGAAGCCGATTCCCTAAATATTGCCATTCAAGATGGTCCTGAAGCAGGTCAAACAGTTCCGCATTTGCACACGCACGTAATACCCAGATACAGAGCTAATAATAAAGGTGATCGTATTTATGAAGACTTAGACCAATGGAGGTTTCAACAGTGGGAGCAAAGACGCCAAGAATACCTGGATATGGGAGGTAGGGAAGGCCGTAAGAATTTTGCCAAACCTGACGATCAAAGATTTGCAAGAAGTGAAcaagaaatgaaagaaGAGGCCCAGCACTTGAGATCACAGttgttgaaattctttgaagagTATCCACATTTGAAAAGGGACCTTTCTGAAATATAG
- the VMA22 gene encoding Vma22p (similar to uniprot|P38784 Saccharomyces cerevisiae YHR060W VMA22 Protein involved in vacuolar H -ATPase assembly or function required for the biogenesis of a functional vacuolar ATPase (V-ATPase) but not part of the final enzyme complex), translating to MLQEKDHLELLKLLARYDTLLEQLQRTMSEGFSQLGRANYHNKDSLRGRYGSDYWDKSYEGHLRVQLGEKELSIRRQEESDSTPKEELQDEKSLRRRGGEKTESTANPRKKKDPITMFGGALSTPMSLRQSQSHFKGSIPLMAELINCRRRIELIITTSEKPIIN from the coding sequence ATGCTGCAAGAAAAGGACCATTTagaacttttgaaactGTTAGCACGTTATGATACGCTGTTAgaacaattacaaagaaCCATGAGTGAAGGTTTTAGCCAGCTTGGCAGGGCTAACTACCATAATAAGGATTCACTAAGAGGTAGATACGGCAGTGATTACTGGGATAAATCCTATGAAGGGCATTTAAGAGTACAATTAGGtgaaaaagaattgagtATTAGACGCCAAGAGGAAAGCGACTCCACCCCCAAGGAGGAACTTCAGGATGAGAAGTCGTTAAGAAGACgtggtggtgaaaagacAGAATCAACTGCGAACCCTCGAAAAAAGAAGGACCCCATCACAATGTTTGGAGGAGCACTTTCAACTCCTATGTCACTGAGACAATCGCAGTCACATTTCAAAGGAAGCATTCCATTAATGGCCGAATTGATTAATTGTAGGCGACGTATTGAATTGATTATTACAACGAGCGAAAAGCCAATAATAAACTAA
- the FYV4 gene encoding mitochondrial 37S ribosomal protein mS41 (similar to uniprot|P38783 Saccharomyces cerevisiae YHR059W FYV4 Protein of unknown function required for survival upon exposure to K1 killer toxin), which translates to MFSRRLFTTSSLLLRSQPAKRIPSPTQEIPDVQTFLNRIGRKCDELTDTFENNWENLFTWSGQALKDKGVPVQQRRYILHQVERMRQNQPVVELKQGKKSFFGGERKRRETIAKWRAEQRNEGNA; encoded by the coding sequence ATGTTTAGCCGTCGTCTTTTTACCACAAGTTCCCTCTTACTACGTTCTCAACCTGCCAAAAGAATACCATCACCAACTCAAGAAATACCAGATGTACAAACATTCCTGAACAGGATTGGACGTAAATGTGATGAACTCACagatacttttgaaaacaatTGGGAGAATCTTTTTACTTGGAGTGGTCAAGCTCTAAAGGATAAAGGTGTACCGGTACAACAAAGGAGATACATACTCCATCAAGTCGAAAGGATGCGTCAAAATCAACCAGTAGTAGAACTAAAACAGGGCAAGAAATCattctttggtggtgaaagaaAACGCAGAGAAACAATTGCCAAGTGGAGAGCTGAACAGAGGAATGAAGGTAATGCTTAG
- the RSC3 gene encoding Rsc3p (similar to uniprot|Q06639 Saccharomyces cerevisiae YDR303C RSC3 One of 15 subunits of the 'Remodel the Structure of Chromatin' (RSC) complex; essential gene required for regulation of ribosomal protein genes and the cell wall/stress response; highly similar to Rsc30p), producing the protein MNVMDIRGRKMKKPPACVQCRKRKIGCDRVKPICSNCQKNGKSDCFYPDVPGQYVVSNSASQNVNGSRDSNVIDVPHNPELASMEQIREYNTRLQLLNAQHQQHRNSPGPAEPAQFIPRTVQTFENKPVSSANGSAMHLNWVQGPAIFDIMTSPYTQEEVLWKEMDFLKSRLLELQEITGKKVDVDLRIDHRKQGGVGGTSQSTAGGVDDDDDDDDDVDQPTSVKRLKPMMDGYRSINEFRDLDPQFLDAKAIFGVFHNKDNDLLSTLNPMTDTPNSVFNVPFLVVRDGYIAQFYGKFNNVSKTNFNDLMSQWRHDRKVGMPLYPKGDSQLRFPNRSLTQEIITKYITTVTDNSSLVPILKPKDLLQTVELLFGRESIFGPSKLELPQLVSLGQVALCLLLTYETLASSVLIPLRDEQLTMFTQLKDWTPTLRANVHLVRSELDRRTDSSRSVDVLRFVALWKYYETVTDSCDNEIFDGDEDVHMARHLSINHESQNQLLILLWNFIYRNYCWRHLFKGEIPAMAAGSELNSMTVIDPLLNNDISLINFQIDMVKYLHTRDSVMSLVKVLGLKDLFRVKLHEQNKKCYTTAAIINGVVDSLIYHNSMLFIDYYLLMQYESLKEIEKFTECYREFLQLVQETLFYVFSNLANLKFAGYEFMFANKSFATLNNICHMILGLYERCHQSTQGYMSSDDNLKTEIGQQGETLTLLLRKILMLLQDYSKNRKVASTQINKLICKIRTILEYTALCAKPLQTTLDQNHTESILPPKGINAFENMDSSSMLKIVNKLRGISESLIKSDFYGQRKPFEIAHPDTLGITRENFQTVFNSFYS; encoded by the coding sequence ATGAATGTTATGGACATTAGAGGtaggaaaatgaaaaagcCACCTGCCTGCGTGCAGTGTCGCAAGCGTAAAATTGGTTGTGATCGTGTTAAACCGATTTGTAGTAATTGTCAAAAGAATGGTAAGAGTGATTGTTTTTATCCTGATGTTCCTGGACAATACGTCGTATCAAATTCAGCATCACAAAATGTCAATGGTTCAAGAGATAGTAACGTTATTGATGTACCTCACAATCCGGAACTGGCGTCCATGGAACAGATACGAGAGTACAATACCAGATTACAACTGTTGAATGCACAGCATCAACAACATAGAAATTCACCTGGTCCTGCTGAACCTGCACAGTTTATTCCAAGAACTGTTCAAACTTTCGAGAATAAACCGGTAAGTTCCGCAAATGGATCTGCTATGCATTTGAATTGGGTTCAAGGACCTGCCATATTTGACATTATGACTTCACCATATACACAAGAAGAAGTCTTGTGGAAGGAAATGGATTTCTTAAAGTCGAGATTGTTGGAATTACAAGAGATTACTGGTAAAAAAGTTGATGTAGATTTAAGGATAGATCATAGGAAACAAGGTGGTGTTGGCGGTACTAGCCAAAGTActgctggtggtgttgatgatgatgatgatgacgatgatgatgtagATCAACCAACATCCGTTAAAAGATTGAAACCAATGATGGATGGCTACCGGTCGatcaatgaatttagaGATTTGGATCCACAGTTTTTAGATGCTAAAGCTATTTTCGGAGTTTTCCACAACAAGGATAACGACCTTTTATCGACATTGAATCCAATGACAGATACACCAAATAGCGTTTTTAACGTGCCGTTTCTTGTGGTGAGAGATGGATACATTGCACAATTTTATGGGAAGTTTAACAATGTTTCCAAGACCAACTTTAACGATTTGATGTCACAATGGAGACATGATAGAAAGGTTGGTATGCCATTGTATCCAAAAGGGGACTCGCAGTTAAGATTTCCTAATAGATCTTTGACTCAAGaaatcattaccaaataCATTACTACAGTAACAGACAATAGTTCGTTGGTACCTATCTTAAAACCAAAGGATCTTTTACAAACTGTTGAATTGTTATTTGGTAGAGAATCCATTTTTGGTCCTAGCAAATTAGAACTACCACAATTGGTCTCGTTGGGACAAGTGGCCCTTTGTCTTTTGCTTACTTATGAAACGTTGGCCTCCTCAGTCTTAATTCCATTACGTGATGAACAATTGACCATGTTTACCCAATTGAAAGACTGGACTCCAACTTTAAGGGCTAACGTACACCTTGTCCGTTCTGAATTGGACAGGCGAACGGATTCTTCGCGTTCAGTAGATGTGTTAAGATTTGTGGCTCTTTGGAAATATTATGAAACCGTTACTGATTCGTGCGATaatgaaatctttgatggtgatgagGATGTACATATGGCAAGACATCTGTCCATTAACCATGAATCTCAAAATCAATTGTTAATTCTATTGTGGAACTTTATCTATAGAAATTACTGTTGGAGACATTTGTTTAAGGGAGAGATACCGGCAATGGCAGCTGGTTCTGAGCTAAATTCTATGACTGTGATAGATCCTCTGTTGAACAATGACATCTCCTTAatcaattttcaaattgacATGGTCAAATATCTACATACTAGAGATTCGGTCATGTCATTGGTTAAAGTACTTGGGTTGAAAGACCTGTTCAGAGTAAAGTTGCACGAACAGAATAAGAAATGCTACACTACAGCAGCTATTATCAATGGTGTGGTGGATTCTCTAATATACCACAATTCGATGCTATTCATCGACTACTATTTGTTGATGCAATATGAAagtttgaaagaaattgaaaaatttaccGAGTGTTACAGAGAGTTTTTGCAACTGGTCCAAGAAACTTTGTTTTAcgttttttcaaatttggccaatttgaaatttgcaGGTTATGAGTTCATGTTTGCTAATAAATCATTTGCTACATTGAATAATATCTGCCATATGATATTGGGGCTTTACGAACGTTGTCACCAATCAACCCAAGGTTATATGTCTTCAGATGATAATTTAAAGACTGAGATTGGTCAACAAGGTGAAACTTTAACCCTTTTACTGAGGAAAATTCTCATGTTGTTACAAGATTATTCGAAAAATCGTAAAGTTGCCAGTACGCAAATTAACAAATTGATCTGCAAGATAAGAACAATTTTAGAATATACTGCCTTGTGCGCAAAACCTCTGCAAACTACTTTGGATCAAAATCATACGGAATCCATCCTACCACCAAAGGGTATTAACgcttttgaaaatatggaTTCTTCAAGCATGCTAAAGATTGTTAATAAATTACGTGGAATCTCTGAATCTCTAATAAAATCAGATTTTTACGGTCAAAGGAaaccatttgaaattgcCCATCCTGATACTTTGGGTATAACGAGGGAAAACTTCCAAACGGTTTTCAACTCATTTTACTCCTAA
- the PFU1 gene encoding Pfu1p (similar to uniprot|Q06640 Saccharomyces cerevisiae YDR306C Hypothetical ORF), producing MVNKLRPKKVKAPYRKYVAGQGFIHTRGFTSQEYDLQQGEELSDGDDSLEVHGPLLLPWEIQGLILQKVDRITMQHLLVCRAWYLMCIPLLYKSPQLSSKNYASFVSSIVDNKKKRLGGNVKDLDLSTILQSGKNSSVSKVLRICSASLEQFTAPQTSFGYAPLISLKACHNLKYLDLGLVSETVKLKELFHAIQNFTQLTHLAFPRSSVDCEGYHEFQWPPNLQYLKLSGGITNEFLGGTHWPKSITTLGFSSCPRLDEQGLYRVLSQIGDNLKHLFFHYPLPQLHDNSLDYVFRYCSNLISLQLMVDYCSKWAFSEHMLPSLVYPRPLKTLYLESSGSLGIAFKIHPDDFTIAIMESRLPCLKNISISSKLNWDVKSDDVTDLVSVFEDQGGGLYLSY from the coding sequence ATGGTCAACAAGTTAAGACcaaagaaggtgaaggcACCTTATCGTAAATATGTTGCAGGACAAGGATTTATACATACAAGAGGATTCACATCACAAGAATATGACTTACAACAAGGTGAGGAGTTATcagatggtgatgattcATTAGAAGTACATGGACCCCTCTTACTCCCGTGGGAAATACAGGGATTAATTTTACAGAAAGTTGATAGGATTACGATGCAACACCTTTTAGTATGCCGTGCGTGGTACCTTATGTGCATCCCACTTCTGTACAAGAGTCCTCAACTCAGTAGTAAAAATTATGCATCATTTGTTTCCTCCATTGTGGataacaagaagaaaagattggGTGGAAACGTTAAGGACTTAGATCTATCAACAATTCTGCAAAGCggtaaaaattcatcggtttcaaaagttttaaGAATATGTTCAGCAAGCTTGGAACAGTTTACAGCGCCCCAAACGAGTTTTGGATACGCACCTTTAATATCTTTAAAAGCATGTCataatttgaaataccTGGACTTGGGGTTGGTTTCAGAGACtgttaaattgaaagagCTTTTTCATGctattcaaaattttacaCAGTTGACACACTTAGCGTTCCCACGTAGTTCTGTGGATTGCGAGGGATATCATGAGTTCCAATGGCCCCCAAATTTGcaatatttgaaattaagtGGTGGTATAACAAATGAATTCTTGGGAGGAACACATTGGCCCAAAAGTATAACGACCCTAGGATTCTCATCTTGCCCCCGCTTGGATGAGCAAGGACTCTATCGTGTTTTGTCTCAAATTGGTGATAATCTAAAGCATTTATTTTTCCATTACCCTTTGCCACAGCTTCATGATAATTCTCTAGACTATGTGTTCAGGTATTGCTCAAATCTAATCTCACTACAACTTATGGTAGATTACTGTTCCAAATGGGCGTTTTCAGAGCACATGTTACCATCACTGGTGTATCCGAGACCTTTGAAAACCCTCTATTTGGAAAGCAGTGGGTCCCTAGGAATAGCATTCAAGATTCATCCTGATGATTTTACAATCGCCATTATGGAATCAAGACTACCTTGTCTTAAGAACATTAGCATATCTTCCAAACTAAACTGGGATGTTAAGAGCGACGATGTCACAGACTTAGTATCTGTTTTTGAAGATCAGGGGGGCGGTCTCTACTTGAGTTATTGA
- the MED6 gene encoding mediator complex subunit MED6 (similar to uniprot|P38782 Saccharomyces cerevisiae YHR058C MED6 RNA polymerase II transcriptional regulation mediator RNA polymerase II mediator subunit) — MNTPLDELQWKSPEWIQAFGLRTDNVLDYFAESPFFNKTSNNQVIKMQRQFSQMGPPLATDGSQGGTRQDPASQGGGNNAQGGGSEFGHLEPIRREILAKYPIHAILERELSKMKGLEYVVAHIREPDFWIIKKQNRLGPYQVQVLQDYYIIGANVYQSPSVFRIIQSRLMSTSFHLSSTLERLHSLAEFSPSQGVQFKRPQDAMGPNTSAPATAATTGPLSAVATAPTAQATGSQLDQAAPQHSITPEMMHKLMVISVKSTPEYI, encoded by the coding sequence ATGAATACGCCCTTGGATGAATTGCAATGGAAATCCCCAGAATGGATTCAAGCATTTGGACTGCGAACCGACAATGTGCTCGACTATTTCGCTGAATCGCCCTTCTTCAACAAGACTTCTAATAACCAAGTGATCAAGATGCAAAGACAGTTTTCACAGATGGGCCCACCATTGGCAACGGATGGTTCTCAGGGTGGTACGAGACAAGATCCAGCGTCACAGGGTGGTGGTAACAATGCACAGGGTGGTGGATCAGAATTTGGACATTTGGAACCTATAAGAAGGGAAATACTGGCTAAATACCCTATACATGCAATTTTGGAACGGGAATTGAGCAAAATGAAAGGGTTGGAGTACGTTGTTGCACATATTAGGGAACCTGATTTCTGGATAATTAAAAAGCAAAATCGTTTGGGCCCTTACCAGGTACAGGTATTGCAGGATTATTACATTATCGGAGCTAACGTTTATCAATCGCCATCAGTGTTTCGTATTATACAGAGCAGGCTCATGTCAACCAGTTTCCACTTATCGAGTACGTTGGAAAGGTTACACTCTTTGGCAGAATTTAGTCCATCTCAAGGTGTACAGTTTAAGAGGCCCCAAGATGCTATGGGACCAAATACAAGTGCGCCTGCAACAGCTGCTACCACAGGTCCCCTATCTGCGGTGGCAACCGCACCCACAGCACAAGCTACAGGTTCACAATTGGACCAGGCGGCTCCTCAACATTCTATAACACCAGAAATGATGCATAAATTGATGGTGATAAGTGTCAAATCTACACCAGAATATATATAG
- the CPR5 gene encoding peptidylprolyl isomerase family protein CPR5 (similar to uniprot|P35176 Saccharomyces cerevisiae YDR304C CPR5 Peptidyl-prolyl cis-trans isomerase (cyclophilin) of the endoplasmic reticulum catalyzes the cis-trans isomerization of peptide bonds N-terminal to proline residues transcriptionally induced in response to unfolded proteins in the ER), giving the protein MHLLQLFFLGLALLTTRVFADDPAITEKVFLDVMHGDKEIGRIEIGLFGDTVPKTTQNFYELVVSQDPKMGYLNSIFHRVIPKFMIQGGDFTHGSGIGGKSIWGETFPDENFDIKHDKPGRVSMANRGKDTNGSQFFITTVPTPWLDGHHVVFGQVLKGMKVVKYIEQVATNSMNAPKEPIKIFNCGELETVPPDGYPKNYATFHDEF; this is encoded by the coding sequence ATGCATTTGCTacaattattttttctaGGTCTAGCTCTATTGACCACTAGAGTGTTTGCCGATGATCCAGCTATCACTGAGAAGGTCTTTCTAGATGTGATGCATGGTGATAAAGAGATTGGTCgtattgaaattggtttatTTGGTGATACTGTCCCAAAAACTACTCAAAACTTCTACGAATTGGTTGTGTCCCAGGACCCTAAGATGGGATACTTGAATTCCATTTTCCACAGAGTGATACCAAAATTTATGATTCAAGGTGGTGATTTTACTCATGGTAgtggtattggtggtaaatccaTCTGGGGTGAAACCTTCCCTGACGAGAATTTTGACATTAAGCACGATAAACCAGGTCGTGTTTCTATGGCCAACAGAGGTAAGGATACCAATGGTTCTCAGTTTTTTATCACCACCGTACCAACTCCTTGGTTAGACGGTCACCATGTTGTGTTTGGACAGGTTCTCAAGGGTATGAAGGTGGTTAAGTATATCGAACAGGTCGCTACAAATTCAATGAATGCTCCTAAGGAACCAATAAAGATCTTTAACTGCggtgaattggaaactgTCCCACCTGACGGATACCCAAAGAACTACGCAACTTTCCACGACGAGTTCTAA
- the PMT7 gene encoding putative dolichyl-phosphate-mannose--protein mannosyltransferase (similar to uniprot|Q06644 Saccharomyces cerevisiae YDR307W Hypothetical ORF), with product MSQEDLSKEKSADKEDSVFLQGPQRKYLAADTLWKHRVGSLSYWDVLLTIAIIVGYAAIILKQKFVSFVPESLYEDESDLWEAMEYYRQGKFHLSPLGALGIQLYSLIPRCKPLIRMVSLAFASATLGILYLGERRAGISRILSLASVSGIGYLPLFQLQASQMCVEPLQWFFLSLVFYFWQSFTYYPQFGFRWTFHLILLSVSLGLSVSTKNLGFATWAWICALALLQFWNTIGDVKLSTCFVAKYAIFQVLLLTIIPTTIFVTSNTLMLSHWTQDSPEFSRFMSSNFKSFLRGPIEQPVGLNYGSVVTLRHLESLGGYLHSHNYTYETGSFEQQVTLTQEENDFDNEWIVEYKFPDEDKVMINKKIHDGDEIRLRHRTTGKLLRASQAKPPVSSEEYDMEISGTGDWSYPGDSDELWKIRIVNGPRHSIVKPLKSIIKLQNDGHPCELISHDIRLPNWGFNQQEVLCVDEAAESRTHFYFETAEPVIPGGEEYESFYCEKGQLRCTADLLIELWQRQFKYNYYEKNNQLISPYVPETWPFNLLGDNLSISIWIWGAVFPVVFAIYQALKLFNWNPYGPVADATLNSLLLDKVGTECTLGWFIHYNPFFRSPHLNLDVTLYIPALLLGQIVVAQVINALYKWNQWTLAVLVAYCAVVFYT from the coding sequence ATGAGtcaagaagatttatcTAAGGAGAAATCCGCTGATAAGGAAGATTCGGTCTTTTTACAAGGTCCTCAAAGAAAGTACTTAGCTGCTGATACACTTTGGAAGCATCGCGTTGGCTCACTTTCGTACTGGGATGTCCTATTGACCATAGCGATCATTGTTGGTTATGCTGCTATAATTCTTAAGCAGAAGTTTGTCAGTTTTGTCCCGGAAAGTTTAtatgaagatgaatcaGATCTTTGGGAAGCCATGGAGTACTATAGACAGGGCAAATTTCATCTGTCTCCTTTAGGAGCTCTTGGAATTCAGTTATACTCCCTGATCCCACGTTGTAAACCATTGATAAGAATGGTCTCCTTGGCATTTGCATCTGCTACATTAGGAATCCTTTATTTAGGTGAAAGAAGAGCCGGTATTTCCCGCATCTTAAGTCTTGCAAGTGTCTCCGGTATTGGATATTTACCATTATTCCAATTACAAGCTTCACAAATGTGCGTTGAACCCTTGCAATGGTTCTTCTTGTCATTagtattttatttttggCAAAGCTTCACTTATTACCCACAATTCGGTTTCCGTTGGACTTTccatttaattttattgTCCGTTTCATTGGGTTTAAGTGTATCAACCAAAAATTTGGGGTTTGCCACATGGGCCTGGATCTGTGCATTAGCATTACTTCAATTCTGGAATACCATTGGCGATGTTAAATTGAGTACATGCTTCGTTGCTAAATatgcaatttttcaagtcCTACTTTTGACTATTATCCCCACGACCATTTTTGTTACGTCAAATACATTGATGTTAAGTCATTGGACTCAAGATTCTCCAGAATTCTCCAGATTTATgtcttccaatttcaaatctttcttgAGGGGCCCCATTGAACAGCCTGTAGGTCTTAATTACGGTTCAGTAGTTACTCTACGTCATTTGGAATCTTTAGGTGGTTACCTACACTCTCATAACTATACATATGAGACGGGTTCATTTGAGCAACAAGTTACATTGactcaagaagaaaacgaCTTTGATAACGAGTGGATCGTGGAGTACAAGTTCCCTGACGAGGATAAGGTTATGATTAATAAGAAGATTCacgatggtgatgaaattagacTGAGACATCGTACCACCGGTAAATTGCTACGTGCATCACAAGCTAAACCACCAGTCTCTTCTGAAGAATACGATATGGAAATATCTGGTACTGGTGATTGGTCATATCCAGGTGATTCTGATGAACTGTGGAAAATTCGTATTGTTAATGGGCCTCGTCATTCAATCGTGAAACCACTAAAATCCATCATAAAACTGCAGAATGATGGCCATCCTTGTGAATTGATTAGCCACGATATAAGACTGCCAAACTGGGGATTTAATCAACAAGAAGTATTATGTGTTGACGAAGCAGCCGAATCAAGAACCCATTTCTATTTCGAAACGGCTGAACCGGTGATTCCAGGAGGTGAGGAATACGAATCGTTTTACTGCGAAAAGGGCCAACTCCGTTGCACGGCTGATCTGCTAATTGAACTGTGGCAAAGGCAATTTAAATATAATTAttatgaaaaaaataaccAACTTATAAGCCCATATGTCCCCGAAACATGGCCATTCAACTTATTAGGCGATAATTTATCAATCagcatttggatttgggGAGCAGTATTTCCTGTGGTCTTTGCCATATACCAGGCGCTAAAATTGTTTAACTGGAATCCATACGGACCAGTCGCTGACGCTACACTAAATTCCCTATTATTGGACAAAGTTGGTACCGAATGTACTTTAGGTTGGTTCATCCATTACAATCCTTTCTTCAGAAGCCCTCATTTGAACTTGGATGTGACTTTATACATTCCAGCTCTGCTACTCGGACAAATTGTAGTGGCTCAAGTCATTAATGCTCTTTACAAATGGAACCAATGGACTCTAGCTGTGTTGGTAGCTTACTGTGCCGTGGTATTCTATACTTGA
- the SRB7 gene encoding Srb7p (highly similar to uniprot|P47822 Saccharomyces cerevisiae YDR308C SRB7 RNA polymerase II holoenzyme component), with translation MTDRLTQLQICLDQMMEQFCATLNYIDKNHDFEPIDEHEPKMSDRHATVASPEEYSNTIDELSTDIILKTRQINKLIDSLPGVDVSTEEQMHKIDVLQKELVKIEDKKIAAVKEKESLQREVNDVINCFVSGIAESRQESTTEQ, from the coding sequence ATGACAGATCGTTTGACGCAATTACAAATATGTCTTGATCAAATGATGGAACAATTCTGTGCTACCTTAAATTATATCGACAAGAATCATGATTTTGAACCTATTGATGAGCATGAACCAAAGATGTCAGATCGACACGCAACTGTAGCGTCACCAGAGGAATATTCCAATaccattgatgaattatcTACCGATATTATACTCAAGACAAGACAAATTAATAAGCTTATAGATTCTCTACCTGGTGTAGATGTATCAACAGAGGAACAAATGCATAAGATAGATGTCTTACAGAAGgaattggtaaaaattgaagataaaaaaattgcaGCTGTCAAGGAGAAAGAATCATTACAGAGGGAAGTTAACGATGTTATCAATTGTTTCGTTTCTGGAATTGCGGAATCTCGACAAGAATCAACAACAGAGCAATAA